Proteins found in one Clostridia bacterium genomic segment:
- a CDS encoding F420-0:Gamma-glutamyl ligase, whose product MPLVPVPLRTHIITAQDDIADVARRYCHRIAAAGDVLAISETVVAITQGRAILPEMVRPRLLARFLCRFPDKDGSLATPAAMELAFREVGTKRILKGAIAAAWGRLTGKRGRFFQVAGQELALFDDIAGTMAPFDRHIVMGPKNPNQVARQVKEVVGIDVCITDVNDRGCVDVLGLATDLEDPQAIDALKHEIEAALKTNPGGNDDEQTP is encoded by the coding sequence GTGCCTTTGGTGCCTGTGCCTCTGCGCACCCATATAATAACTGCCCAGGACGATATCGCTGATGTGGCCCGGCGCTATTGCCACCGTATTGCTGCGGCGGGAGACGTGCTGGCCATTTCAGAAACGGTAGTAGCTATTACCCAGGGGCGAGCCATCTTGCCGGAGATGGTACGCCCCCGATTGCTGGCGCGATTTTTGTGCCGCTTCCCCGATAAAGATGGCAGCCTGGCTACGCCGGCGGCTATGGAGCTGGCCTTCCGAGAGGTGGGCACCAAGCGTATTCTCAAGGGGGCGATTGCTGCCGCCTGGGGTCGCTTAACTGGCAAGCGGGGCCGGTTTTTTCAAGTGGCCGGCCAAGAATTAGCCCTGTTCGACGATATTGCCGGTACCATGGCGCCCTTTGACCGGCACATAGTCATGGGGCCCAAGAATCCCAACCAAGTGGCCCGGCAGGTAAAAGAAGTTGTAGGCATCGATGTTTGCATCACCGATGTCAACGACCGCGGTTGTGTGGATGTCCTGGGGCTAGCAACCGACCTGGAGGACCCTCAGGCTATTGATGCCCTTAAGCATGAAATTGAAGCTGCCTTAAAGACCAATCCCGGCGGCAACGATGATGAACAAACGCC